The Helicobacter sp. MIT 05-5293 genome window below encodes:
- a CDS encoding DUF4422 domain-containing protein: MLVCYHKPSPIIANKILKPILVGAKNASADTISALESLCEKKGTKLLKDNTGEHISELNPYFCELTAMYWAWKNLDADYYGLFHYRRVLDFAPTPSKRRLYKYLIPHYFIEKKYFLKPDMVSGFLQTHQVDVIIPKRKHIAPAHLSFYDTFKQDHYVQDLDKALAYIQEKYPQMADSITQVFFTKGAAVHYCNVAIWRKELYFEYCEWLFDILFTIQDSIPYQQYDAYQARVFGYLAERLFNVWIRYKEQSCHLRVQEMPLSLTDEKIFRKECSRGYERYYFLFIRVYKKCVSPPPPQEKYPESFT, encoded by the coding sequence ATTTTAGTCTGTTATCACAAACCCAGTCCGATTATTGCAAATAAGATTCTAAAGCCTATTTTGGTCGGAGCAAAAAACGCTTCTGCTGATACTATCAGTGCGTTAGAATCTCTGTGTGAGAAAAAAGGCACAAAGCTTCTTAAAGATAATACCGGGGAACATATCAGTGAGCTTAATCCCTACTTTTGTGAGCTTACTGCAATGTATTGGGCATGGAAGAATCTCGATGCAGATTATTACGGATTGTTTCATTATCGTAGAGTGTTGGATTTCGCTCCTACACCTTCGAAAAGAAGACTTTATAAATACCTTATCCCGCATTATTTTATTGAGAAAAAATATTTTCTCAAGCCTGATATGGTGAGTGGTTTTTTGCAAACGCATCAAGTCGATGTAATAATCCCTAAGCGAAAGCATATTGCCCCAGCGCATCTTAGTTTTTATGATACTTTTAAACAAGATCATTATGTGCAGGATTTAGACAAAGCTTTGGCTTATATCCAAGAAAAATATCCCCAAATGGCAGATTCTATCACACAAGTATTTTTTACAAAAGGTGCGGCAGTGCATTATTGCAATGTAGCGATTTGGCGTAAAGAGCTGTATTTTGAATACTGCGAATGGCTTTTTGATATTCTTTTTACGATTCAAGATTCTATCCCTTATCAACAATATGATGCTTATCAAGCACGCGTGTTTGGATATTTGGCGGAGAGATTGTTTAATGTGTGGATTAGATATAAGGAGCAAAGCTGTCATTTGCGTGTGCAAGAAATGCCCCTAAGTCTTACTGATGAAAAAATCTTTAGAAAAGAGTGTTCTAGGGGATATGAGCGGTATTATTTTCTTTTTATCCGAGTGTATAAAAAATGTGTTTCGCCCCCCCCCCCCCAAGAAAAATACCCTGAAAGTTTTACATAA
- the lepA gene encoding translation elongation factor 4, translating to MNTPQTLIRNFSIIAHIDHGKSTLADRLIQECGAVSEREMTAQIMDTMDIEKERGITIKAQSVRLTYPYKGQTYILNLIDTPGHVDFSYEVSRSLSSCEGALLVVDASQGVEAQTIANVYVAMENDLEILPVINKIDLPAADVAKVKEEIESTIGLDCSSALEVSAKTGIGIKELIERIIESIPPPSGDENAPTKALIYDSWFDNYLGALGLVRLKSGTLKVGQEVLMMSSGKKYEVLALYYPNPLHRISTQEIACGEIGIISLGLKSVTQMAVGDTITDSKIPTDLPIDGFRPAKPFVFAGIYPIETDKFEELRDALDKLKLNDSALSFEPETSIALGFGFRVGFLGLLHMEVVKERLEREFGLSLIATAPTVVYEVYLTDGSKVLVQNPAQLPETQKIDYMQEPYVRASIITPSEYLGNIITLLANRRGVQEKMDYLTQTRVMLVYALPSNEIVMDFYDKLKSCTKGYASFDYEPIGYRTGDLVRLDIRVAGEVVDALSIIVDRAKSYEKGRALVESMKEIVPRQLFEVAIQASVGSKIIARETIKAMGKNVTAKCYGGDITRKRKLLEKQKEGKKRLKAIGKVELPQEAFLAVLKIDS from the coding sequence ATGAACACGCCACAGACGCTTATTCGTAATTTTTCTATTATCGCGCATATTGATCATGGTAAATCTACTCTTGCCGATCGCTTGATTCAAGAGTGTGGAGCGGTGAGTGAGCGCGAAATGACTGCGCAGATTATGGACACTATGGATATTGAAAAAGAGCGAGGTATTACGATTAAAGCACAATCAGTGCGTTTGACTTATCCCTATAAAGGACAAACTTATATTTTAAATCTCATTGATACGCCCGGGCATGTGGATTTTAGTTATGAAGTGTCTCGTTCGCTTAGCTCGTGTGAGGGAGCATTGCTCGTAGTCGATGCGAGTCAGGGTGTGGAGGCTCAAACGATAGCAAATGTATATGTGGCAATGGAAAATGATTTAGAGATTCTGCCCGTGATTAATAAAATCGATTTACCCGCAGCTGATGTGGCAAAAGTCAAGGAAGAGATAGAATCTACCATTGGACTAGATTGCTCCTCTGCACTTGAAGTGAGTGCGAAAACCGGTATAGGGATTAAAGAGCTTATTGAGCGTATTATCGAGAGTATCCCTCCACCTAGTGGAGATGAAAACGCTCCGACAAAGGCATTGATTTATGATTCGTGGTTTGATAACTATTTGGGTGCGTTGGGGTTAGTGAGGCTTAAAAGCGGCACATTAAAAGTCGGGCAAGAAGTTTTGATGATGAGTAGTGGCAAAAAATATGAGGTTTTGGCACTTTATTATCCCAATCCTTTGCACAGAATCTCGACTCAAGAGATTGCGTGCGGGGAGATTGGCATTATCTCTTTAGGCTTAAAGTCGGTTACGCAAATGGCAGTGGGAGATACAATCACAGATTCTAAAATACCCACAGATTTGCCCATAGATGGTTTTCGTCCTGCTAAACCTTTTGTGTTTGCGGGAATCTATCCGATTGAGACAGATAAGTTTGAAGAATTACGCGATGCGCTTGATAAACTCAAACTCAATGATTCGGCTCTTAGTTTTGAGCCAGAGACAAGCATCGCGCTAGGTTTTGGTTTCCGTGTGGGATTCTTGGGATTATTGCATATGGAAGTGGTCAAAGAGCGTTTGGAGCGAGAATTTGGACTTAGCCTCATCGCTACAGCTCCCACGGTCGTGTATGAAGTTTATCTTACCGATGGTTCAAAGGTGCTTGTGCAGAATCCCGCTCAATTACCCGAAACGCAAAAAATCGACTATATGCAAGAACCTTATGTGAGGGCAAGCATTATCACGCCTAGCGAGTATTTAGGCAATATTATTACTCTCCTTGCCAATCGGCGCGGTGTGCAAGAGAAAATGGATTATCTCACACAAACACGCGTAATGCTTGTATATGCGTTACCAAGTAATGAAATTGTGATGGATTTTTATGATAAATTAAAATCTTGCACAAAAGGCTATGCGAGTTTTGATTATGAGCCTATCGGTTATCGCACAGGGGATTTGGTGCGGCTTGATATTCGTGTGGCGGGAGAAGTGGTCGATGCACTCTCTATTATCGTAGATAGGGCAAAAAGTTATGAAAAGGGTAGGGCATTAGTAGAATCTATGAAAGAAATTGTCCCACGCCAACTTTTTGAAGTCGCAATACAAGCGAGTGTGGGGAGTAAGATTATCGCGCGTGAGACGATTAAGGCAATGGGTAAGAATGTTACGGCTAAGTGTTATGGAGGCGATATTACAAGGAAGCGCAAACTACTTGAAAAACAAAAAGAGGGCAAGAAGCGATTAAAAGCAATTGGCAAGGTTGAATTACCCCAAGAGGCGTTTTTAGCGGTGCTAAAGATTGATTCTTAA
- the nikC gene encoding nickel ABC transporter permease subunit NikC, with protein sequence MSILSTHTPRKRFSPIGKFALVGIIFFLALIFLAPFFIPYAPDSMDLENTFAPMSFAHWLGTDHLGRDIATRLLYGGRISLSAGFLILSLILFLGISIGGMCGFVGGKVDKVIMRICDIFLSLPTIVLSLFLVGILGSGLENVILAIALTHWAWYARIVRSIVLHLKSKEFVLLSPTFGLSNYQSFKQNMFVPVISQCLVLATMDIGHIVLHIAGLSFLGLGVQPPNAEWGVMLSDCKDYLWSNPELVLYPGGALFITIALFNLLGDSLRDYFDTDLSSIHKGVE encoded by the coding sequence ATGTCGATTCTCTCAACGCATACTCCACGCAAACGATTTTCGCCCATCGGTAAGTTTGCTTTAGTGGGCATCATCTTTTTTCTTGCACTTATTTTTCTTGCACCCTTTTTTATCCCATACGCTCCAGATTCTATGGATTTGGAAAATACTTTTGCCCCGATGAGTTTTGCACATTGGCTAGGGACGGATCATTTGGGTCGAGACATTGCTACGCGTCTTCTTTATGGTGGGAGAATCTCGCTTAGCGCAGGATTCTTAATCCTCTCTTTGATTCTGTTTTTGGGCATTAGTATTGGCGGAATGTGTGGCTTTGTGGGTGGCAAGGTGGATAAGGTGATTATGAGAATCTGTGATATATTCTTAAGTCTCCCTACAATCGTGCTTTCTTTATTTTTGGTCGGAATCTTGGGCAGTGGTTTGGAAAATGTGATTCTTGCTATTGCACTTACACATTGGGCTTGGTATGCGCGTATCGTGCGTAGTATCGTGCTTCATCTGAAGAGTAAAGAATTTGTCCTCCTCTCACCGACTTTTGGTTTAAGTAATTATCAGAGTTTCAAGCAAAATATGTTTGTGCCAGTCATCAGTCAATGCCTTGTATTAGCGACTATGGACATCGGGCATATTGTCTTACATATTGCGGGCTTGTCATTTTTGGGATTGGGTGTGCAGCCACCAAATGCTGAATGGGGTGTAATGCTTAGTGATTGCAAGGATTATTTGTGGAGTAATCCCGAGCTTGTATTGTATCCGGGTGGGGCGTTGTTTATCACAATCGCGTTGTTTAATCTGCTTGGCGATAGTTTGCGAGATTATTTTGATACGGATTTGTCTTCTATACATAAAGGTGTGGAATGA
- a CDS encoding cytochrome-c peroxidase: protein MMKRFALFSSIVFASALSLNAADLLTEAKQAGLQPLPKDQNGVEVILKKNGIAFSKFSKEKAELGKKLYFEPRLSKSGLISCNTCHNLGMGGADGIAAAVGHRWKANPHHLNSPTVYNSVLNSTQFWDGRAQTLADQAKGPIEAKPEMATPAKLAVEKISSLPEYQAAFTKIYGKSGVTFDNIADAIATFERTLLTPSRFDKFLAGDSKALSKNEQAGLKMFIDKGCAACHNGVNLGGSMQAFEVAGKYKFAKLGNFKGDSNGMVKTPTLRNIAETAPYFHNGGIWSLTDAIKEMGSTQLGISINDEEAKSIETFLKALTGDKPTITYPQLPIATEKTPKPEL from the coding sequence ATGATGAAACGATTTGCACTATTTTCATCAATTGTGTTTGCATCGGCATTATCTTTAAATGCCGCTGATTTACTAACAGAAGCGAAACAGGCAGGATTACAGCCATTACCTAAAGATCAAAATGGTGTGGAAGTAATCTTAAAGAAAAATGGCATTGCATTCAGCAAATTTAGTAAAGAAAAAGCAGAGCTTGGTAAAAAGCTTTATTTCGAACCGCGTCTTTCAAAAAGCGGATTGATTTCGTGTAATACTTGTCATAATTTAGGAATGGGTGGAGCAGATGGAATCGCCGCTGCAGTAGGACATCGCTGGAAAGCCAATCCTCATCATCTTAATTCACCCACAGTGTATAATTCAGTCTTGAACTCGACACAATTTTGGGACGGACGTGCTCAAACACTTGCTGATCAAGCTAAAGGACCTATTGAAGCAAAACCTGAAATGGCAACTCCCGCAAAATTAGCAGTTGAAAAAATCAGCTCTTTGCCCGAATATCAAGCGGCATTTACGAAAATTTATGGTAAAAGTGGCGTAACATTTGACAATATTGCTGATGCAATTGCGACTTTTGAACGCACACTTCTTACGCCTTCGCGTTTTGATAAATTCCTTGCAGGGGATTCAAAAGCATTGAGTAAAAATGAACAAGCGGGATTAAAGATGTTTATTGATAAAGGCTGTGCTGCTTGTCATAATGGTGTGAATCTAGGCGGTTCTATGCAGGCTTTTGAAGTGGCAGGTAAATATAAATTTGCAAAACTTGGAAATTTTAAAGGCGATTCTAATGGTATGGTTAAAACACCTACTTTACGCAATATCGCCGAAACTGCCCCTTATTTTCACAATGGAGGGATTTGGTCATTGACTGATGCGATTAAAGAAATGGGAAGCACCCAATTAGGAATTAGTATTAATGATGAAGAGGCAAAGAGTATAGAAACTTTCCTTAAGGCACTTACAGGGGATAAACCTACAATCACCTATCCACAACTTCCAATTGCGACAGAAAAAACGCCCAAACCAGAACTTTGA
- a CDS encoding DUF4422 domain-containing protein, protein MNIKILVCYHKPSPIIANEVLQPILLGAQGANAKVKDELENLCKRAKTTLWYDNTGEHISELNPYFCELTAMYWAWKNLDADYYGLFHYRRVLDFGAKIPLKNYNDVNHIRIAPSRLIDTFGLNPRIIEQNLQQADIIVSKRIVVPYGWESARFFNQYEIYAKDHHRKDLDIVLEIIRNKYPHYEEALQKVFFTKGQRLSWCNMFVMRKELYFEYCDFLFDVLFEAQKHIDITFYTPRQSRIYGFLAERLFNVFIVHKNLTSRTKIKKFRLWQLKDMRPWFGWIQEDNIKRFYLFGIRVWKTHLGA, encoded by the coding sequence ATGAATATAAAAATTTTAGTTTGTTATCACAAACCCAGTCCGATTATTGCAAATGAAGTGTTGCAGCCTATTTTGCTTGGAGCGCAAGGAGCAAATGCGAAGGTAAAAGATGAACTAGAGAATCTGTGCAAAAGGGCAAAGACTACTCTTTGGTATGATAATACCGGGGAGCATATCAGTGAGCTTAATCCCTACTTTTGTGAGCTTACTGCAATGTATTGGGCATGGAAGAATCTCGATGCAGATTATTATGGATTGTTTCATTATCGTAGGGTGTTGGATTTTGGGGCAAAAATCCCACTCAAAAATTATAATGATGTGAATCACATCAGAATCGCACCCTCGCGTCTCATTGATACCTTTGGGCTTAATCCTAGGATTATAGAGCAAAACTTGCAGCAAGCAGATATTATTGTCTCGAAGCGTATTGTTGTGCCGTATGGTTGGGAGAGTGCGCGTTTTTTTAATCAGTATGAAATTTATGCAAAAGACCATCATCGCAAAGACCTAGATATTGTGCTTGAGATCATAAGAAATAAATATCCTCATTATGAGGAGGCGTTACAGAAAGTATTTTTTACCAAAGGGCAGCGTTTGAGTTGGTGTAATATGTTTGTAATGAGAAAAGAGCTTTATTTTGAATATTGTGATTTTTTGTTTGATGTGCTTTTTGAGGCACAAAAACATATCGATATTACATTTTATACACCTCGCCAATCAAGGATTTATGGCTTTTTGGCAGAGAGATTGTTTAATGTGTTTATTGTGCATAAGAATCTCACTTCACGCACAAAAATCAAGAAATTTCGATTATGGCAGCTTAAAGATATGCGCCCATGGTTTGGCTGGATACAAGAAGACAATATCAAGCGATTTTATCTTTTTGGCATTCGCGTGTGGAAAACACATCTAGGTGCTTAA
- a CDS encoding DNA starvation/stationary phase protection protein, whose translation MSKKIVESLKQIQADAAVFFVKVHNFHWNVKGMDFHPTHKATEEIYEKFADVFDDVAERVLQIGEVPYVTLADMLKVAKIKEESKTTFHSKEIAQAILKDYEYFLKAFENLSDEADKADDKVTAAYADDKVAELQKAIWMLKAQLA comes from the coding sequence ATGAGTAAAAAAATCGTAGAAAGTTTAAAACAGATTCAGGCAGATGCAGCAGTATTTTTTGTAAAAGTGCATAATTTTCATTGGAATGTGAAAGGAATGGATTTTCACCCTACTCATAAAGCTACTGAAGAAATTTATGAAAAGTTTGCTGATGTTTTTGATGATGTGGCAGAGCGTGTATTGCAAATCGGTGAAGTGCCTTATGTAACACTTGCAGATATGCTCAAAGTAGCTAAAATCAAAGAAGAAAGTAAAACAACTTTCCATTCTAAAGAGATTGCACAAGCTATTTTGAAAGATTATGAGTATTTCTTAAAAGCGTTTGAGAATCTCTCTGATGAAGCTGATAAGGCAGATGATAAGGTTACTGCAGCGTATGCAGATGACAAAGTAGCAGAGCTTCAAAAAGCTATTTGGATGTTAAAAGCTCAACTTGCTTAA
- the glf gene encoding UDP-galactopyranose mutase, which yields MKVQNLIVGAGLAGITLAERLANVKKQEVLLLDRRPHIGGNAYDYDDGGILVHQYGTHIFHTNDEKVWKYLTSFSRFYPYMHQVKAFVEGKLIPVPFNLNALYKCFPPLMAQNLESILLKSYPYGTKVSILEIRKNPQLEVLSTYIYEKIFLHYTLKQWQCSPDELDLSVFERVPVSISRDDGYFYDRFQGIPMEGYTKMCEKMLDNPLITLKLECDYRDIKDKIECERIFYSGAIDEFFDYELGELPYRSLKFDFIRFEKPYFQSCAVVNYPNHFDYTRIGEYKYFLDVQTPHTIVSFEYPKAWSRGQERYYPVPNVQSEAIYQAYVERAKELKNVHFIGRLGEYRYYDMDKVVKRALEVFENLP from the coding sequence ATGAAAGTGCAGAATCTTATTGTAGGTGCTGGACTAGCAGGTATCACACTAGCAGAGCGATTAGCAAATGTCAAAAAGCAAGAAGTGCTACTTCTTGATAGACGCCCTCATATCGGTGGAAATGCTTATGATTATGATGATGGAGGCATTTTGGTGCATCAATACGGCACGCATATTTTCCATACTAATGATGAAAAAGTATGGAAATATCTGACAAGTTTTAGTCGATTCTATCCTTATATGCACCAAGTCAAAGCCTTTGTCGAGGGTAAGCTAATCCCTGTGCCTTTTAATCTTAATGCCTTGTATAAGTGCTTCCCTCCATTAATGGCGCAAAATTTAGAATCTATACTCTTAAAATCTTATCCTTATGGCACAAAAGTCTCGATATTAGAAATCCGCAAAAACCCTCAACTAGAGGTGTTAAGCACATATATTTATGAAAAGATTTTTTTGCACTATACTTTAAAGCAGTGGCAATGTAGCCCCGATGAGCTTGATTTGAGTGTGTTTGAGCGTGTGCCTGTAAGCATTAGTCGCGATGATGGTTATTTTTATGATAGATTCCAAGGTATCCCTATGGAAGGCTATACCAAAATGTGTGAAAAGATGCTTGATAATCCATTAATCACCCTTAAACTTGAATGTGATTATAGGGATATTAAAGACAAGATAGAATGCGAGAGGATTTTTTATAGTGGGGCGATTGATGAATTTTTTGATTATGAATTAGGGGAGCTGCCCTATCGGAGCTTAAAATTTGATTTTATACGTTTTGAAAAGCCTTATTTTCAAAGTTGTGCAGTGGTGAATTATCCTAATCATTTTGACTATACGCGCATTGGTGAGTATAAATACTTTCTTGATGTGCAAACTCCCCATACGATTGTGAGTTTTGAATACCCTAAAGCATGGAGCAGGGGGCAAGAGCGGTATTATCCCGTGCCTAATGTCCAAAGCGAGGCGATATATCAAGCCTATGTAGAGAGGGCAAAAGAGTTAAAAAATGTGCATTTTATCGGGAGGCTTGGGGAATATCGGTATTATGATATGGATAAGGTTGTGAAAAGGGCATTAGAAGTGTTTGAGAATCTGCCTTAG
- a CDS encoding glycosyltransferase family 2 protein, whose protein sequence is MSQNPLISVIIPIYNVEKYLKECLDSVTQQSLHDIEIICINDGSSDACGEILESYAQSDKRIIAIHKANEGVGKARNKALRIAKGEFVCFIDPDDFYPTLQTLEALYHAARQNQALICGGCFSDYQNGVINTDFDEMLFGYTFKQNGFIEYRDYQFDFGFTRFIYQRTFLLDNNIFHPHYTRYEDPVFFVKAMIAAKRFYAIAEITYCYRIGHQKNLLAWSETQWSDQNKGLLDVLCLAKSYQLENLYNLTLARGYSIATELTDAICAGGGSIFSLCKLNRILSAKGKEIYTLSKTNDNALSLHFEHIHTSLKYLNTLLHSPLQLFVLILKFYAKKSKSYFRVRLFREHSLIKLFGITFYESYTMKDSRGGGGHNVVFYAFILKYLRVIERFSHSLYVRVA, encoded by the coding sequence ATGTCTCAAAACCCTCTTATATCTGTGATTATCCCCATTTATAATGTCGAGAAATATCTCAAAGAATGCCTAGATTCTGTAACGCAACAAAGCTTACACGATATAGAGATTATTTGCATTAATGATGGCAGCAGTGATGCTTGCGGGGAGATTTTAGAATCTTATGCGCAGAGTGATAAGCGTATAATAGCCATTCATAAGGCTAATGAAGGTGTGGGTAAAGCGAGGAATAAAGCCTTGCGTATCGCAAAGGGAGAGTTTGTATGCTTCATCGACCCTGATGATTTTTATCCCACACTTCAAACACTTGAAGCACTCTATCATGCCGCAAGGCAAAATCAAGCTCTTATTTGTGGAGGTTGCTTTAGTGATTATCAAAATGGTGTGATAAACACAGATTTTGATGAGATGCTCTTTGGCTATACCTTTAAGCAAAATGGTTTTATAGAATATAGGGATTATCAATTTGATTTTGGCTTTACACGCTTCATATATCAGCGAACATTCTTGCTTGATAATAATATTTTCCACCCGCATTATACGCGCTATGAAGACCCTGTATTTTTTGTGAAAGCTATGATTGCTGCGAAAAGATTCTATGCGATTGCAGAGATTACTTATTGCTACCGCATCGGGCATCAAAAAAACCTTCTTGCTTGGAGCGAAACACAATGGAGCGATCAAAACAAAGGTTTGCTTGATGTGCTTTGCCTTGCCAAAAGCTATCAGTTAGAAAATCTCTATAATCTCACACTTGCGCGTGGGTATAGCATTGCTACAGAGCTTACAGATGCGATATGTGCAGGAGGAGGGAGCATATTCTCACTTTGTAAGCTTAATAGGATACTTTCAGCTAAGGGTAAAGAGATTTATACTTTGTCTAAAACAAATGATAATGCCCTTTCTTTACATTTTGAGCACATACATACAAGCCTAAAATATTTGAATACTTTGCTGCATTCACCTTTGCAACTTTTTGTATTGATATTAAAGTTTTATGCGAAAAAATCAAAATCCTATTTTCGTGTGCGTCTTTTTAGAGAGCATAGCCTCATCAAACTCTTTGGCATTACATTTTATGAGAGCTATACAATGAAAGATTCTCGCGGGGGGGGGGGGCATAATGTAGTCTTTTATGCTTTTATCCTCAAATATCTTAGGGTAATAGAGAGATTTTCACACTCTCTGTATGTGAGGGTCGCATAA
- a CDS encoding glycosyltransferase family 2 protein, which produces MQDATLLVSVIVPIYNVEDYLKECLDSIINQNYKHLEIILVNDGSTDSSGSIAQEYANKDSRICYFEQENKGQSAARNAGLDVAKGEFVCFIDSDDYIDISYIGDFMSALKYGDIVLNTNVVFEYPAYNAQWFFTLCKQGVFTLSPHTIRFFEYFAWNVLFKRDIVESYKLRFPHRSNAEDSDFLYRYLCFTPQVCFIYAGAYHYRQREDSTMGILNQTQAFPLEPIDTFISIYQWYKKFDFIERYGLPFKLLYTFSLEHSNAQEFFDKTYNTIQNLHLPWHIICRDRIMKAFMQSSDALDFIYKRDMMQRTLKRRFSIRLFKKYNVVRLFGFTLYEKFTCNQKLSSKTLKEQE; this is translated from the coding sequence ATGCAAGATGCCACCCTTCTAGTTTCTGTAATCGTGCCTATCTATAATGTAGAAGATTATCTTAAAGAGTGTTTAGATTCTATAATCAATCAAAATTATAAACATTTAGAGATTATTTTAGTCAATGATGGCAGCACGGATTCAAGCGGGAGCATTGCGCAAGAATACGCAAATAAAGATTCTAGAATCTGCTACTTTGAGCAAGAAAACAAAGGGCAAAGTGCAGCGAGAAACGCAGGGCTAGATGTAGCAAAAGGTGAGTTTGTTTGCTTTATAGATTCTGATGATTATATTGATATAAGTTATATAGGAGATTTTATGAGTGCTTTAAAATATGGCGATATTGTGCTAAATACCAATGTCGTATTTGAGTATCCTGCCTATAATGCCCAATGGTTTTTTACATTATGCAAACAAGGTGTATTTACCCTATCTCCCCATACGATAAGATTTTTTGAATATTTTGCATGGAATGTTTTATTCAAAAGAGATATTGTAGAATCTTATAAACTTCGATTTCCTCATAGAAGCAATGCTGAAGATTCGGATTTTTTATATCGTTATTTATGTTTTACTCCTCAAGTGTGTTTTATTTATGCAGGTGCGTATCATTATCGGCAAAGAGAAGATTCTACTATGGGTATATTGAACCAAACGCAAGCTTTTCCACTTGAACCGATTGATACTTTTATTTCAATCTATCAATGGTATAAAAAATTTGATTTTATTGAACGATATGGATTGCCTTTTAAATTGCTCTACACTTTTTCTTTAGAGCATTCTAATGCGCAAGAGTTTTTTGATAAAACTTACAACACAATACAGAATCTTCATCTCCCTTGGCATATCATCTGTCGTGATAGGATTATGAAAGCATTTATGCAAAGCTCTGATGCGTTAGATTTTATCTATAAACGCGATATGATGCAGCGCACATTGAAGAGAAGATTCAGTATCCGACTTTTTAAAAAATACAATGTTGTGCGTCTTTTTGGATTCACATTATATGAAAAATTTACATGCAATCAAAAACTATCAAGCAAAACCTTAAAGGAGCAGGAATGA
- a CDS encoding bifunctional 3,4-dihydroxy-2-butanone 4-phosphate synthase/GTP cyclohydrolase II, whose product MYEQRVKEAIDSIKKGEMIIIMDDEDRENEGDLVMAGIFSTAQKINFMAQEARGLICVSITQETAKKLDLPPMVQKNNSNHETAFTVSIDAKEAKTGISAYERDMTIRLMCDSNAKPSDFVRPGHIFPLIAKEGGVLVRTGHTEASVDICRLAGVVPISVICEIMKKDGTMAGRGDKFLLDFAKEHNLKILYVSDIIQYRLNYENLVYKLSSQKARFLGTECEKNVFRDYLERRHTVFRFDSKEGGGQSPLIKFHHIKTDLELLEEGGEFEDLMRSIAKLQQEGGYLVFLSSECNQGEDMKDFGVGAQILRLLEVEDFRLLSSGKNEFSALSGFKLKLLERVEI is encoded by the coding sequence ATGTATGAGCAACGCGTCAAAGAAGCTATTGATTCGATTAAAAAAGGCGAGATGATTATCATAATGGACGATGAAGATCGTGAAAATGAGGGCGATTTGGTCATGGCAGGGATTTTTTCCACTGCTCAAAAGATAAACTTTATGGCTCAAGAAGCGCGAGGGTTGATTTGTGTTTCTATCACGCAAGAAACTGCTAAAAAACTTGATCTTCCCCCAATGGTGCAAAAGAATAATAGTAATCACGAGACGGCTTTCACGGTTTCGATTGATGCTAAAGAGGCAAAAACAGGTATTTCAGCATATGAGCGCGATATGACAATTAGGCTGATGTGCGATAGTAATGCAAAACCGAGTGATTTTGTGCGACCCGGACATATTTTTCCGTTGATTGCTAAAGAAGGCGGCGTGCTTGTGCGCACAGGGCATACAGAAGCAAGTGTCGATATTTGTAGGCTTGCAGGAGTTGTGCCTATTAGTGTGATTTGTGAGATTATGAAAAAAGATGGCACGATGGCAGGGCGAGGAGATAAATTTTTACTTGATTTTGCTAAAGAACACAATCTGAAGATTCTGTATGTGTCAGATATTATCCAATATCGTCTTAATTATGAGAATCTTGTCTATAAGCTTTCTTCACAAAAAGCTCGTTTTTTAGGCACGGAATGTGAAAAGAATGTATTTCGTGATTATTTAGAGCGTAGGCATACGGTGTTTAGATTTGATTCAAAAGAGGGCGGGGGGCAAAGTCCATTAATCAAATTTCACCATATCAAAACTGATTTGGAATTGCTCGAAGAGGGGGGAGAGTTTGAGGATTTGATGCGAAGTATTGCCAAACTTCAGCAAGAAGGTGGCTATTTGGTGTTTTTGAGTAGTGAATGCAATCAGGGTGAGGATATGAAAGATTTTGGTGTAGGGGCGCAGATTCTAAGATTGCTTGAAGTGGAAGATTTTAGGCTGCTTAGTTCGGGTAAAAATGAATTTTCTGCATTAAGCGGATTCAAACTCAAACTGCTTGAGAGAGTAGAAATTTAA